CTCATTTTCTCCATAAATTCATCCTTCGTTAATCCAAACAATATCAAATCATAATATCGCCCATTCGTGTAAATGACTTTCCGCCGCACGCCCTCTTGAACACAGCCGACTTTCTTTAACATCGCTATAGAACCTTCATTGCCTTCAAGCGCACATTCATTGAATTTATGTAGTCTTCGCTCATAAAAAGCATACTTTAAGAGGATAGTTATCGCTCTCGTTCCATACCCTTTACCTCTATGATCTTTATCTACTTGCACGCCTATACTGAACGTACCATTTTTCTCATCAATGCTATTAAGATTTACTCCCCCAACATTTTCGCCATGCAAATCCTCGATCGTAAACATTAATTTATTAGACGAGAACTCAGCGTAAGTCTCCGCAAAATTTTTAGCTTCGGCAATTGTCGGTGGTAGTTCAACAGCACACTGTAAGAGTCGCCGCGCAGGAGTATCGAAACGATTCGTGTAATAACCTTCCCAATCACCTTCTTGTATAGATCGCAATCTAATTTTCTCGTCTTTCCAGTAATAATTACTATAATCTATTTCTCTCATATTCTAGCCTCCGAATTATATTGGGATTGTTTTTTTATAATAAACATTACTTGATACCGGTGTAGTAAGATATAACCATTAAACGTAACTGTGAAAAATCCTTTGGAAAAGAGGCTTACATATGAGTGATTACCAACTAATCTGTGATTACAAGCATATCGAAAAATATAAAGAAGGCTTTATTATATTAGTAAAGTCGATTTTCGGGATCGATTTCTCGGCTTGGGTTGAACAAGGGGGATGGAATGACAAGTATATTTGTTATTCCTTTATCGATGGAGATCACGTGATAGCAAATGCATCCATAAACAAAATGACCATTATTTTAAATCAGAAAGAGTATAAAGCTATTCAAATTGGCACTGTAATGACACATCCGAACTATCGCATGCAAGGATTATCTAGAAAATTAATAGATCATATTATTGATAAGTACGAACATGAATGTGACTTCATCTACTTATTTGCAAACGACAGCGCTTTGGACTTCTACCCTAAATTCGGATTTCAACGTATGCAAGAAAGTAGCTTTTCGATTAACGCTGTTCATCTTAGTAGTCAACCGTCTAAAACTTACTCTGTGCGTCCCTTATCCATAAATAACTCTGTTGATTTCACCCTGTTAAAAAAATTCGCTGAAGAAAAAATACCTGTATCCTCTATACTTAGTGTTATAAACAATGAACATCAGCTGCTGTTCTACTTTATCCTTACTTTCCATGATTCCTTTTATTATATTGAAGAAGCTGACGTTGTAGTGATCTTTAAGCATGAGGATCATCAGCTTCATATTTTTGATATTATTAGTACTACAGGTATTGATATCGACGCAATATTGAATAGCATTATTACTCCTGAGACTGAGACTATACACTTTTATTTCACACCAGATTATTCAATAGATCACCTAGAGGCAGAATTAATTTCCCAGAGTGAGGATACATTGTTTGTGCGTCCATTTTTAAAAGAACTACCTAAACATTTCATGTTTCCCATCACTTCACATGCCTAAATTCACATTAAAAAAGGATGCCAACAGGCACCCTTTTTATTTGCTCTTTCATTACGTATGAGCTTCATTCCATACCTACTCAATTCATTAAACAAGTGGAGCTTGAATCAATGTTGCGAAATTGAATCGGTGTACGTGACCATCATTTAATGTAGTTTGGCCAGATACAAAATGTACATGCTTACCATTTCCAACTGAAATAGCAGGGCCTGTTCTTATCTTTTTCAGATTATGAAAGTGGTTCAAGAAATCAGTTCTACTAAGATCAATTTCATGGATATGACTATTCCCTACTCGAATCGCCTGCCCCGTAACACCTGCAAAACGATGATTATGTCGATCTGCACCTTCTTCAGCCAATTTAGTACTGCCTTCAAATTCATGTACATGTCGCTGTGCATATTGAGAATATAATGTTTTCTTCTTTAAAGTAGCTTTTTTCTTCTGCATCTGTTGTGAGCCTCCCTGTAATTATGGACTTCACAACATTATATTAAGAAAACACATTTTTTGATCTTAGTAAGT
This window of the Paenibacillus sp. FSL R10-2734 genome carries:
- a CDS encoding GNAT family protein, giving the protein MREIDYSNYYWKDEKIRLRSIQEGDWEGYYTNRFDTPARRLLQCAVELPPTIAEAKNFAETYAEFSSNKLMFTIEDLHGENVGGVNLNSIDEKNGTFSIGVQVDKDHRGKGYGTRAITILLKYAFYERRLHKFNECALEGNEGSIAMLKKVGCVQEGVRRKVIYTNGRYYDLILFGLTKDEFMEKMSENL
- a CDS encoding GNAT family N-acetyltransferase encodes the protein MSDYQLICDYKHIEKYKEGFIILVKSIFGIDFSAWVEQGGWNDKYICYSFIDGDHVIANASINKMTIILNQKEYKAIQIGTVMTHPNYRMQGLSRKLIDHIIDKYEHECDFIYLFANDSALDFYPKFGFQRMQESSFSINAVHLSSQPSKTYSVRPLSINNSVDFTLLKKFAEEKIPVSSILSVINNEHQLLFYFILTFHDSFYYIEEADVVVIFKHEDHQLHIFDIISTTGIDIDAILNSIITPETETIHFYFTPDYSIDHLEAELISQSEDTLFVRPFLKELPKHFMFPITSHA
- a CDS encoding YmaF family protein, with product MQKKKATLKKKTLYSQYAQRHVHEFEGSTKLAEEGADRHNHRFAGVTGQAIRVGNSHIHEIDLSRTDFLNHFHNLKKIRTGPAISVGNGKHVHFVSGQTTLNDGHVHRFNFATLIQAPLV